The Halobellus sp. MBLA0158 genome has a window encoding:
- a CDS encoding zinc-dependent alcohol dehydrogenase, giving the protein MNRRSLYFTGPYETSVRRTSVEPAPDEICVETRVSAVSAGTELLIYRGEAPTDLPADETLDTLEGDLSFPLRYGYAAVGDVVAVGEAVDDHWADRTVFAFNPHETRFSVPTDLAVPLPDGVDAEEMALFPSVETATSLVLDGRPRIGEDVVVFGAGVVGLCTIAVLASFPLGRLIAVEPIPERRARARDFGADVAVPPAEFDGALDADADREGADLVYELSGRPATLDDAVDAVGYDGRVVVGSWYGDKPAMLDLGADFHRDRISFESSQVSTLAPETRGRWTKARRAETALDRLCEIDAKSLVTHRIPFDDAPEAYRLLDDRADGALQVLLTYP; this is encoded by the coding sequence ATGAACAGACGATCGCTGTACTTCACCGGGCCGTACGAGACGAGCGTCAGACGGACGAGCGTCGAGCCGGCCCCCGACGAGATCTGCGTCGAGACCCGCGTTTCGGCGGTCAGCGCCGGGACCGAACTCCTCATCTACCGGGGTGAGGCGCCGACGGACCTCCCGGCCGACGAGACCCTCGATACCCTGGAGGGCGACCTCTCGTTTCCGCTGCGCTACGGCTACGCGGCCGTCGGCGACGTCGTCGCGGTCGGCGAGGCGGTCGACGACCACTGGGCCGACCGCACGGTCTTCGCGTTCAACCCCCACGAGACGCGGTTCTCCGTCCCGACCGACCTCGCCGTCCCGCTCCCCGACGGCGTCGACGCCGAGGAGATGGCGCTGTTTCCCTCCGTGGAGACCGCGACGTCGCTCGTCCTCGACGGCCGGCCGCGGATCGGCGAGGACGTCGTCGTCTTCGGCGCCGGCGTCGTCGGACTGTGTACGATCGCCGTCCTCGCGTCGTTCCCGCTCGGACGCCTGATCGCGGTCGAGCCGATCCCCGAGCGACGGGCGCGCGCCCGCGACTTCGGCGCCGACGTCGCCGTGCCGCCGGCGGAGTTCGACGGGGCGCTCGATGCCGACGCCGACCGCGAGGGCGCCGACCTCGTGTACGAACTCTCCGGCCGCCCGGCGACCCTCGACGACGCGGTCGACGCGGTGGGCTACGACGGCCGCGTCGTCGTCGGATCGTGGTACGGCGACAAGCCGGCGATGCTCGACCTCGGCGCGGACTTCCACCGCGACCGGATCTCGTTCGAGTCGAGCCAGGTCAGCACGCTCGCGCCGGAGACCCGCGGCCGCTGGACGAAGGCCCGCCGCGCCGAGACCGCGCTCGATCGCCTGTGTGAGATCGACGCGAAGTCGCTCGTCACCCACCGGATCCCGTTCGACGACGCGCCCGAGGCGTACCGGCTCCTGGACGACCGCGCCGACGGCGCCCTCCAAGTCCTCCTGACGTATCCGTGA
- a CDS encoding Cdc6/Cdc18 family protein yields MDLDARIKRRQRGEGEKRLIQDYEALSPAAHIEEPSDRGPVFERLLDHLDPVFNGTLPPNAYVHGAYGAGKSAIITALFARLRRLSTQSGAVIHTSTRARSPSIPEFVYLDLRETASEFAFYHRILDGCVEESIPQHGISTDELLDKLHRALSGWTAGAVVAIDHVGEPEGVDTESLLDRLSGLPSNVSWLAISRTPPAETDLTTYTATSIEIGRYQRQMLVDVLMTRASAGFTRQGLDHDQARRIAEWAEGNAHDALAALFLAADRADRANRTRLRDEDVEVAIEEIPRPSVSLARMQSLPENKQRVLRELVDLDGAARASVADTTDAISDSPDLDLSRGTVKRFLYELAEVGVLDRVQAEGHGGKGRPPSRLELRFPARLFSRLYDLRQAPASTS; encoded by the coding sequence ATGGACCTGGACGCACGGATCAAACGACGGCAGCGGGGCGAGGGCGAAAAGCGGCTGATCCAGGACTACGAGGCGCTGTCGCCGGCCGCCCACATCGAAGAGCCCTCCGACCGCGGCCCGGTCTTCGAGCGGTTGCTCGATCACCTCGATCCCGTCTTCAACGGGACGCTCCCGCCGAACGCGTACGTCCACGGTGCGTATGGAGCCGGAAAGTCGGCCATCATCACGGCGCTCTTCGCGCGCCTGAGGCGCCTCTCGACGCAGTCGGGCGCGGTGATCCACACGAGCACGCGCGCCCGCTCGCCCTCGATCCCGGAGTTCGTCTATCTGGACCTGCGCGAGACCGCGAGCGAGTTCGCCTTCTACCACCGGATCCTCGACGGCTGCGTCGAGGAGTCGATCCCCCAGCACGGCATCAGCACCGACGAGCTCCTGGACAAACTGCACCGCGCCCTCAGCGGCTGGACCGCGGGCGCGGTCGTGGCGATCGACCACGTGGGCGAGCCCGAGGGCGTCGACACGGAGAGCCTCCTCGATCGGCTCTCCGGCCTGCCGAGCAACGTGAGCTGGCTCGCGATCAGCCGCACGCCGCCCGCGGAGACGGACTTGACCACCTACACCGCGACGTCGATCGAGATCGGCCGCTACCAGCGACAGATGCTCGTGGACGTGTTGATGACCCGCGCCTCCGCGGGCTTCACCCGACAGGGGCTCGATCACGACCAGGCCCGCCGGATCGCCGAGTGGGCCGAGGGCAACGCCCACGACGCCCTGGCGGCCCTGTTCCTCGCGGCCGACCGCGCGGACCGGGCGAACCGGACGCGCCTCCGCGACGAGGACGTCGAGGTCGCGATCGAGGAGATCCCGCGTCCGTCGGTGTCGCTGGCGCGGATGCAGTCGCTCCCGGAGAACAAACAGCGGGTGCTCCGGGAGCTCGTCGACCTCGACGGCGCGGCGCGGGCGTCCGTCGCGGACACCACCGACGCGATCAGCGACAGCCCGGACCTGGACCTCTCTCGGGGGACGGTCAAGCGGTTCCTCTACGAACTGGCCGAGGTCGGCGTCCTCGATCGGGTGCAGGCCGAGGGCCACGGCGGGAAGGGCCGGCCCCCGAGCCGACTCGAACTGCGGTTTCCCGCGCGGCTCTTCAGCCGCCTCTACGACCTCCGGCAGGCGCCCGCGAGCACGTCCTGA